In the Catenulispora sp. EB89 genome, GGGCGAGCTCGGTGCGCGAGCGCACACCGAGCTTGCGATAGATCGAGCCGAGGTGACCCTCGACCGTGCGCACACTGGTCACCAGCTGCTCGGCGACCTCGCGGTTGCTCAGGCCGCCGGCGACCAGTTCGGCCACCGTGGTCTCGGTGGCGGTGAGGACGTCGCCGGTGCGCGAGCGCTGGACGCGGTCGAGCTCGGCCTGGGCCTGCGCGGCGAACGGAGCCGCGCCGGCGGTGGTGAACAGCTCGACGGCGGCCTGGAGCACCGGCTGCGCCTCGGATTTGGCCCGCCGCCGGCGGTAGGCGTCCCCGAGGGCCAGCAGGCTGCGACCGAGTTCGAGACGCAGCGGCGACTGCTCGTGCGCGGCCACCGCCTGCCGCAGCGCGGTGATCGCGCCGTCGAGGTCGTCGCGGGCGGCGAGCACCGATCCGTCCAGGCGGTGGGCGATGCCGATGAGCGTCGGCCGCAGCATCCGCTCGCCGAGTTCGCGCTGCTCGGCGGCCAGTTCGACGGCGGCGTCGAGGTGTCCGGTGGCGACCAGGGCCTGTCCGAGGTCGGGCTCCAGCCGCTGCCGCCGCCCCGGTTCGAGGATGTCAGCGTCCTGCGCCAGGCGGTAGGCGTGCAGCAGCCGCGTCCGGGCGTCCTCGGGATCCCCGTCGAGCAGTGCGGCCAGGCCGAGCACGTGCTCGTAGAAGATGTCGCCCTGCGGCTGGATCGTCTCCCGGCCGCCGGCGCGCTGCTCCGCGATCAGGGCCCGGGCCCCGTCGAGGTCGCCGGTGAGGACGCGCAGCATGCCGTCGGCGGCGTAGATGGTCAGCGGGGCGACGCCGCCGGGCGCGGTCAGCCGCAGGCCGTCGGCGACGGCCCGCCGGCCCGCGGTCAGATCGCCGGCCCAGCACTCGGTGATCGCCAGGTGGCTGAACAGCGTCGGCAGCACGGCGTCGTCGCCTTCGGCCTGGGCCTGCGCGATCGCGGCGTTCAGCGCGTCGCGGGAGCCGTCCAGGTCGTCGACGGCCTTGCGCCAGAAGCCGAGCACCACTGAGAGCCGGGCCCAGCTGGCCTGGTTCGCCGCGCGCCCCTGTAACGAGGCGATGCGGACCACGACCTGCTCCGGGATCCCCTGCCCGGAGTCCAGGCTGACGCCGACCTCGTAGCGCAGGGCCGAGCAGAGCGCGACCGCGTCGGCGTCCGCGCCGACCCGGTCGAAGGACGCAAGCGCCAGCCGCACCAGCTCCGGGCGCGGCGTGTCCAGGCCGTCGCCGTAGTCCGCGGCGAGGGAGAGCGCGACGGCGCGCAGGTGTTCGTCGGCGGCCGGGCCGGTCAGGTGCGGACGCAGCACGGCCTGCGCGGCCTGGCGTCCCTCGGTCCAGTACGTCGCCTCGACCAGCAGCGCCAGGGCCCTGCGGGTGGTGTCGACGTCGGCGCCGTCGCTCACATCGCGGGCCAGCCGGACCGCGCGGGCCATGTCCCCGATGCGGTGGGTCAGCCGGGCGGCGGCCAGGCGGCGACGGCGCAGATCGTCGTGGTCCTCCGGCGCGGTGAAACCGACCGCCAGTTCGGCGAGTTCGGCCGCCGAGGCGAGCGCGCCGCGTCCCTCGGCAACGGCGACCCCGGCGTCGACCGCCGCGGCCGTCTCGGAATCGGGGCCGGTCTCGACCGCCCGGACCAGATGCCGGGCCCGCTGCTCGGGATCGGTGACGGTCTCGGCGAGCCGGCGATACAGGCTCCGGCGCCGCTCCGCGGTGAGGCCGTCCAACGCGGCGGAACCGAGCAGCGGATGCGCGGGGCGCAGGTGGCTGCCCTCGGCGGTGACCACGCCGGAGGCGACGGCGTCGTCGATCGCCGCCTCGGGCCGCGCGACCTCCGCCTGCAGTGCCCGCACGGCCAGCGCCGGCGTCGGCTGCGGCAGCGCCGCGACCACCAGCAGCGCCTCCACCACCTCGGCCGGCAGCTTCGCCAACCGGTTGGCGACCAGCGACGACAGCGTCGGCGGGATCGGCAGGTAGCCGTCGAGCTCGGGGGTCTGGGCCAGCGCGGCGCCGATCTCCAGCGCCCAGAAGGGATTGCCGCCGGTCTGCTTGACCACGCCGGACAGCACCGCCACCGGCAGCTGCAACTGGTGCCGCTCCAGGAGCAGGTCCTTGATCGTCGTGCGATCGACCGGACCGAGCGCCAGGGTCTGGAAGGTTCCGGCCGGCAGGACATCGTCGGCGGCCTTGTAGGAGGCGGGTTCCTCGATCGCCCCCGACGTCCGCCGCGAAGCCAGGATCCGCAGCCGGCCCTCGCCGATCCGGCGCAGCGCGAAGCGGAGCGCGTCGAGGGTCGCCAGGTCGAGCCAGGGCAGGTCGTCCACGACGATCAGCGCAGGTCCCAGCCGGCGCAGGACGGCGAGCAGCCCGGCCGCGATCTCGCGCGGCCCGACCGCTCCGGCCTGGGCTTCGGCCGGAGTCCGCCCGAGGGCGACGTTCAACGCGAACCGCTGAGGCTCGGGCAGGCCCGCGAAGTCCTCCTCGGCCAACGGCCGCAGCAGGTCCACCAACCCTCCGAACGAACGCTGACCGCCGGCCAGGCTGCCGCGCATGGTGAGCGTCAGGAGACTGTTCTCATGTGCCAGGCCGACGCCTGCTTCGAGCAGCGTCGACTTTCCGATTCCGGGCTCTCCGACGACGAGGACG is a window encoding:
- a CDS encoding AAA family ATPase, with product MERRNDVGTASTVHGRIAELRTIAQLVASPAAGLRAVLVVGEPGIGKSTLLEAGVGLAHENSLLTLTMRGSLAGGQRSFGGLVDLLRPLAEEDFAGLPEPQRFALNVALGRTPAEAQAGAVGPREIAAGLLAVLRRLGPALIVVDDLPWLDLATLDALRFALRRIGEGRLRILASRRTSGAIEEPASYKAADDVLPAGTFQTLALGPVDRTTIKDLLLERHQLQLPVAVLSGVVKQTGGNPFWALEIGAALAQTPELDGYLPIPPTLSSLVANRLAKLPAEVVEALLVVAALPQPTPALAVRALQAEVARPEAAIDDAVASGVVTAEGSHLRPAHPLLGSAALDGLTAERRRSLYRRLAETVTDPEQRARHLVRAVETGPDSETAAAVDAGVAVAEGRGALASAAELAELAVGFTAPEDHDDLRRRRLAAARLTHRIGDMARAVRLARDVSDGADVDTTRRALALLVEATYWTEGRQAAQAVLRPHLTGPAADEHLRAVALSLAADYGDGLDTPRPELVRLALASFDRVGADADAVALCSALRYEVGVSLDSGQGIPEQVVVRIASLQGRAANQASWARLSVVLGFWRKAVDDLDGSRDALNAAIAQAQAEGDDAVLPTLFSHLAITECWAGDLTAGRRAVADGLRLTAPGGVAPLTIYAADGMLRVLTGDLDGARALIAEQRAGGRETIQPQGDIFYEHVLGLAALLDGDPEDARTRLLHAYRLAQDADILEPGRRQRLEPDLGQALVATGHLDAAVELAAEQRELGERMLRPTLIGIAHRLDGSVLAARDDLDGAITALRQAVAAHEQSPLRLELGRSLLALGDAYRRRRAKSEAQPVLQAAVELFTTAGAAPFAAQAQAELDRVQRSRTGDVLTATETTVAELVAGGLSNREVAEQLVTSVRTVEGHLGSIYRKLGVRSRTELARRLAPGRT